The proteins below are encoded in one region of Triticum aestivum cultivar Chinese Spring chromosome 1B, IWGSC CS RefSeq v2.1, whole genome shotgun sequence:
- the LOC123150235 gene encoding translation initiation factor IF-2, producing MVVTSPSAAPPAAAPDRPHPTYTNMITYALAELGGASDRSAIAGFIAARFTGLPVSHDALLSAHLRRLVTQGVLCTSGLFSYFFSSDHHHHSPTTRRPHSPDLDSDDQSGFHFQSSSEEEEDDEDDAAYTPLHVPVPVHVLGEKRGRGRPRKKVVVMLSAHTTTAAATPEPCLAKGEQTQHSAAARSVLSLSGDAAYSVTKRGRGRPRKLQPSPSLGGGDTSTGGIIKIKRGRGRPRKEDQQSQEAATKPLPTTTASSTVGIIKINKRGRGRPRKEDQQSQEAATKPLPTTTASSTVGIIKINKRGRGRPRKEEKQSQEATNPLPTPTASSTGGIIKIKRGRGRPRKEDQQSQEATMPPPTPPASRRGIKVGCGRPMLAPTGSPGSGTGRPLMIDKHPPETARCSVDATSSVIKRPRGRPRMYRLSAEETGDATPAPPQTGYSMGVKRAHGWPIKENPAAAAAMSGETGDVASAGIKIGGVQPEVEKPTAAMSTQAGDVGSTGIKRGGEQLEVEMPAAAMSAQAGDATPAELTGAARLMEAGDARPAELTGAARFMEAGDATPAELTGAARFMEAGDARPAELTGAARFTEAGDARPAELTGGAASTGIKRGRGRPRKDKTAAAAMPADAASTGIKRGRGRPRKDKTAAAAMPADAGSAGIKRGRGRPRKEKKPAAAMLAETEAGDTVSTGMKGALENPISGNVVSTGTNGALLRTENPVAGDFVSMVMKRGPCFD from the exons CCCCGTcggcggcgccgcccgccgccgcacccGACCGCCCCCACCCGACCTACACCAAC ATGATTACTTACGCGCTGGCGGAGCTGGGAGGCGCCTCCGACCGCTCCGCCATCGCCGGATTCATCGCCGCGCGCTTCACCGGCCTCCCCGTCAGCCACGACGCGCTCCTCTCCGCCCACCTCCGCCGCCTCGTCACCCAGGGCGTCCTCTGCACCTCCGGATTATTCTCCTACTTCTTCTCctccgaccaccaccaccactcgcccACCACTAGGAGGCCACACAGTCCCGATCTCGATTCCGATGATCAGTCTGGGTTCCACTTCCAGAGTAgcagtgaggaggaggaggacgacgaagaTGATGCTGCCTACACTCCTCTGCATGTGCCTGTTCCTGTTCATGTTCTGGGAGAGAAGCGAGGCCGGGGGCGCCCGCGGAAGAAGGTTGTGGTTATGCTGTCTGCTCACACCACCACTGCTGCAGCAACGCCTGAACCCTGTCTTGCAAAGGGAGAGCAAACACAGCATTCTGCTGCTGCTAGGTCTGTGCTCTCTCTATCTGGGGATGCAGCTTACTCGGTGACTAAGCGAGGCCGTGGGAGACCAAGGAAGCTACAGCCGTCCCCCTCCCTGGGAGGCGGCGATACGTCAACTGGTGGCATCATCAAGATCaagagagggcgtgggaggccgaGAAAGGAGGATCAACAATCACAGGAAGCAGCAACAAAGCCTCTTCCAACTACAACCGCGTCGTCAACTGTTGGCATCATCAAGATCAACaagagagggcgtgggaggccgaGAAAGGAGGACCAACAATCACAGGAAGCAGCAACAAAGCCTCTTCCAACTACAACCGCGTCGTCAACTGTTGGCATCATCAAGATCAACaagagagggcgtgggaggccgaGAAAGGAGGAGAAACAATCACAGGAAGCAACAAATCCTCTTCCCACTCCAACCGCGTCGTCAACCGGTGGCATCATCAAGATCaagagagggcgtgggaggccgaGAAAGGAGGACCAACAATCACAGGAAGCAACAATGCCTCCTCCAACTCCACCAGCGTCAAGGCGGGGGATTAAGGTAGGGTGTGGAAGACCAATGCTAGCTCCTACAGGGTCTCCTGGGAGTGGGACTGGGAGGCCACTAATGATAGACAAGCACCCACCAGAAACTGCAAGGTGCTCTGTTGATGCTACGTCGTCAGTAATCAAGAGACCGCGCGGGAGGCCAAGAATGTACAGACTATCAGCAGAAGAAACTGGAGATGCAACACCTGCTCCTCCTCAAACTGGATATTCGATGGGAGTCAAGAGAGCTCATGGTTGGCCAATTAAGGAGaacccagcagcagcagcagcaatgtcTGGTGAAACTGGAGATGTTGCATCGGCCGGAATCAAGATAGGGGGCGTGCAACCGGAAGTGGAGAAGCCAACAGCAGCAATGTCTACTCAAGCCGGGGATGTTGGGTCAACGGGAATCAAGAGAGGGGGTGAGCAACTAGAAGTGGAAATGCCAGCAGCAGCAATGTCTGCTCAAGCTGGAGATGCAACACCTGCTGAATTAACTGGAGCTGCAAGGCTCATGGAAGCTGGAGATGCAAGGCCTGCTGAATTAACTGGAGCTGCAAGGTTCATGGAAgctggagatgcaacgcctgctgAATTAACTGGAGCTGCAAGGTTCATGGAAGCTGGAGATGCAAGGCCTGCTGAATTAACTGGAGCTGCAAGGTTCACGGAAGCTGGAGATGCAAGGCCTGCTGAATTAACTGGAGGTGCTGCGTCGACGGGGATCaagagagggcgtgggaggccAAGAAAGGAcaagacagcagcagcagcaatgccTGCTGACGCTGCGTCGACGGGGATCaagagagggcgtgggaggccAAGAAAGGAcaagacagcagcagcagcaatgccTGCTGACGCTGGGTCTGCGGGGATCaagagagggcgtgggaggccAAGAAAAGAGAAGAAGCCAGCAGCAGCAATGTTGGCTGAAACTGAAGCTGGAGATACTGTGTCAACTGGGATGAAGGGGGCGCTTGAGAATCCAATATCAGGTAATGTCGTGTCAACTGGAACCAATGGAGCACTTCTTAGAACGGAGAATCCAGTGGCAGGTGATTTTGTGTCCATGGTAATGAAGAGAGGGCCTTGCTTTGATTGA